In the Desulfuromonas sp. DDH964 genome, TGCGCATTCTCCATGCCCTCTCCGAGGAGGAGCTGTGCGTCTGCGACATTTCCGCAGTCGTCCAGATGACCTCCTCGGCCGTCTCCCATCAGCTGCGCATCCTGCGCACCGCCCGTCTGGTCAGGTCGAGAAAAGACGGCAAGATGGTCTATTACTCCCTGGACGACGAGCATGTCCGCAACCTCTTCGAGGAAGGCATCCGGCACCTGGAAGAGGGGTAGGCTCTTTTTTTACCCAAACGATTGAACGCATCGTCACACGTTCAAAATAAGCACTAATTTTACCTGGAGGTAGACATGAGTCAAAGGAAAGGTTGCGGCTGCCAGGGCGGCCAGGCCAGCGAAGAGAGCGGGCTCAAAAAGATCGTCATGGTGGGCAACCCCAACGTGGGCAAGAGCGCCCTGTTCAACCGCCTGACCGGCTCTTACGTGGTGGTTTCCAACTACCCGGGGACCACGGTCGAGGTGTCCCGGGGCAAGTGCCGAATCGGCACCGAAGAGTTCAATGTTGAAGATACGCCGGGGATGTATTCCCTGGTGCCGATCACCGAAGAGGAGCGCGTCAGCCGGGACATCCTGCGGGGCGGCGGGGCCAATTTGGTGCTGCATGTGGTCGACGCCAAGAACCTCAAGCGAATGCTCTCTCTCACCCTGCAGCTGGTCGAGGCCGACCTGCCGGTGGTGCTGGTGCTCAACATGATCGATGAAGCCGAGCGCCTCGGCATCCGCATCGATACCGCCTTGCTGGAGCAGAAGCTGGGCATTCCGGTCGTGGCCATCTCGGCCCTCTCCGGCAAAGGGGTCGACTCCCTGAAAGAGAAAATCGCCTCCTACCACCACCCGCAAGAGACCCCGGAGATTTATTACGGCGAAACCATCGAGGGGGCACTGAATGCCCTGGCCCCGATCATGCCGGTCGACCGTGGTCTATCCCAGCGGGCTCTGGCCCTGTTGCTGATCCAGGGCGATGCGGCCATTGCAGAAGAGGAGCGAGCCTTGGAAGGGCGATCGACCGATTTTCTCGACGCCACGTTAGCGGAGCTGGAAGAAAAGCTGGAGGAGCCCGCCAGTTATACTGTGCCGATGATTCTCCATCAAAGTGCTGTCAACATTTGCACCGAAACCTTTGCGCCGCCGGCCAGCAAAAGCAAATCCTTTGCTAATCGCCTCAGCAGCTGGACCATGCGACCGCTGACGGGTGTCCCAATCCTGCTGCTGGTCCTTTATTTTGGTCTGTATAAGTTTGTTGGCGAGTTCGGGGCCGGGACCATCGTTGACTTTCTGGAGGCCGATATTTTTGAGGTCTACCTCAACCCCTGGATCAACGGCCTGCTTACTACCTACGTTCCCTGGGCGCCGGTGCGCGACCTGATCGGCATGGATTACGGCATCATCACTCTAGGCATTCGTTATGCCATCGCCATCATCCTGCCGATCGTCGGCACCTTCTTCATCGCCTTTTCGATCATCGAGGATA is a window encoding:
- the feoB gene encoding ferrous iron transport protein B, with translation MSQRKGCGCQGGQASEESGLKKIVMVGNPNVGKSALFNRLTGSYVVVSNYPGTTVEVSRGKCRIGTEEFNVEDTPGMYSLVPITEEERVSRDILRGGGANLVLHVVDAKNLKRMLSLTLQLVEADLPVVLVLNMIDEAERLGIRIDTALLEQKLGIPVVAISALSGKGVDSLKEKIASYHHPQETPEIYYGETIEGALNALAPIMPVDRGLSQRALALLLIQGDAAIAEEERALEGRSTDFLDATLAELEEKLEEPASYTVPMILHQSAVNICTETFAPPASKSKSFANRLSSWTMRPLTGVPILLLVLYFGLYKFVGEFGAGTIVDFLEADIFEVYLNPWINGLLTTYVPWAPVRDLIGMDYGIITLGIRYAIAIILPIVGTFFIAFSIIEDTGYLPRLALLVDRIFKKIGLNGRAVIPMTLGFGCDTMATMVTRTLETKRERIIATLLLALAIPCSAQLGVILGMVAEKPAAMGVWGGFMLFIFLFVGFLTARLMPGDRPNFYMEVPPLRMPRPGAVFMKTYTRMQWYFVEILPLFILASVLIWLGKITATFDVVVSWLSHVMGWIGLPKEAAVAFLFGFFRRDYGAAGLFDLQQAGALTGNQLAVAVITLTLFVPCIAQFLIMKKERGLKMACAIALFIFPFAFAVGGMVNALLNLTGIQL
- a CDS encoding ArsR/SmtB family transcription factor, translated to MSKDICQIIYVDDERVARARARMHDEQTIADLAETFKVLSEPTRVRILHALSEEELCVCDISAVVQMTSSAVSHQLRILRTARLVRSRKDGKMVYYSLDDEHVRNLFEEGIRHLEEG